From Chiloscyllium plagiosum isolate BGI_BamShark_2017 chromosome 47, ASM401019v2, whole genome shotgun sequence, the proteins below share one genomic window:
- the LOC122544227 gene encoding probable G-protein coupled receptor 139 — MKVLTSSPRNSSFMRKMLELFTIVDKVYYITIAAIGVPVNTLAIVILSQGKCGLSRCTTHYLVAMATADLMVIINDIILYQLNHYFYQGSFLHLTPSCIVIDFLLFMSSDCSVWFTVTFSADRFVTICCQKLKLKYCTVKTAAVILSITGTIFFLKNVPIFIILEPKIVVDNVQWYCQTKPSYYTVLGWLVYDWLDKVLTPLFPFILILLFNAMTIRYVLVANRIRKGLRSQHTEEKHSDTETESRRKSMILLFTISSSFILLWSPYVINFLYYRNAEIDPRFYNDGLHIFERIGFMLLSLSYCTNAFIYGVTQSKFREQFIRAVKYPLASIKRGFTFKMN; from the exons ATGAAG GTTTTGACTTCTTCACCACGGAACAGCTCCTTCATGCGTAAAATGCTGGAATTGTTTACCATTGTAGATAAAGTCTATTACATCACTATTGCTGCTATTGGCGTCCCTg TTAATACACTGGCAATTGTGATCCTGTCACAAGGAAAATGTGGCCTCTCTAGATGCACCACTCATTACCTGGTTGCCATGGCAACAGCGGATCTAATGGTCATCATCAATGATATTATATTGTATCAGCTAAATCACTATTTTTACCAGGGTTCGTTCCTGCATCTCACACCTTCATGCATTGTGATAGATTTCCTGCTTTTTATGAGttcagactgttctgtctggttcactgtcactttctccgCTGATCGGTTTGtgaccatttgttgtcagaaactGAAACTGAAATATTGTACTGTGAAAACAGCAGCTGTTATTCTTTCAATAACTGGCACTATATTCTTTCTAAAAAATGTTCCAATTTTCATTATACTGGAACCTAAGATTGTGGTTGACAATGTACAGTGGTATTGTCAAACGAAGCCAAGCTATTACACTGTACTCGGTTGGCTTGTATACGACTGGTTAGATAAGGTATTAACACCACTATttccattcattttaattttgctcttCAATGCTATGACAATCAGATATGTGTTAGTGGCGAATCGGATTCGTAAAGGATTGAGAAGTCAGCACACGGAAGAGAAGCATAGTGATACGGAGACGGAGAGCAGAAGAAAGTCAATGATTTTACTGTTCACCATATCTAGCAGCTTCATACTGCTGTGGTCACCCTATGTAATCAATTTCTTATATTATCGAAATGCAGAAATTGATCCCAGATTTTACAACGACGGCTTGCACATATTTGAAAGAATTGGATTTATGCTACTGAGTCTGAGTTACTGCACAAATGCGTTTATTTATGGAGTAACTCAGTCGAAGTTTAGGGAACAGTTCATTCGTGCTGTAAAGTACCCACTGGCTTCAATTAAGAGAGGCTTTACTTTCAAAATGAACTAA